TGCAGCCACCGTTTCTAGGTCATTCTGGTATAACCGGATCAGGGATTCCGGAGGGAACTCTGAGGCGATTTGCGCGGAATGGGTTGTCAGGATCACCTGCGAGCCAAGGGTATTGGCGAGATACGCGGCCAACTTGCGCTGCTGGTGAGGGTGGAGATGCGCTTCCGGCTCCTCAATGCAGTAGACAGAGACTTCCTCCGGATCAGCCTGTTCGCCCGCGGCGATTTGATTACGTGCGGTCCACAGGGCCAACTGAATCTGGTTGTGCCTTCCATCTCCACCGACCGCAATTGTGCTGTTCTGAACGCGGGATAACAGTTCTAAGTTTTCTACGAACTCCGCGGAATCAGTTCCCCCAGTTCCAAAAACAAGTTGGTGACTGGCGTGCCGGTAGGAAAGCTTTGACAACTCCACGTTCAGGGTGTTCGTTGCGGATCCGACGTAGTTCAATTTCATAATTGCAGCATTTGCCTCTTTCAGGCGTTTGTCTACTTCCTTGAGGAGTTGCACATCCTCCTCTCTCTGATCCACCGTCCGAGCCTCTTTCGCTTCTTCCAATAGCGCCCGCCGCTCTCTTCGGATAAACCGCAGCAGATCCCTTTTGCCCTCCACTACCCGGAGGTTGAGGTACTTGAGATAAAACCGACCCGACAACGTTTCCAGTGCGTCTGCAGGACCAGCCTTAACCTCGTAGCGCTTTCGCTCGCTAACCGGGTCGCGTGAGGCCTCATAGACGAGGTGGAGGTCGCCTTCGTCAGTAAGATACTCGCCAAAACGCGAAACGAGGCAATCCTCCACGACATCTACTAGGTGGATGTCAATGCTGAACGTGTTAGTAGGTTGGTGCACATAGAAGTCCGAATCCCTCGGTTCTAGAGCCGATTCAGGGAGGGTTCGGTCCAGCAGTAGTCGTAACGCGTAAACCAGATTGGTCTTCCCCACATCGTTATAACCGATGACAAGGGATTTCTCATTGAAGTTGACGAAAGCATCTCGAAAGTTCCGGAATCCCTGGAGTCGAACAGAAGCAATTCTCATGGAAGCTATTTAGCAAGAAGAGCTGATATGAGGGTGAACGGCTCCAACGTACTCACTACGGACGGAACAGACAACATCCTCCCATAGCGAGGGACCACTGAAGTCACCCTTATCATTGCTTGCGTCGGCCGGCAACGAAGCTATAATCCCGACGCGACGGCACCGCGCACCCGCGACGCAAGCGCCGCCGCAGGTGCCGAACGTGTTCCACAGAATCTGGCATTACGCGGCGGGACTCACCCGTACCTCCTCGTACGGCGCCCCCTGTGCCGCAGCCAGGTCGTCCGCCCGGTTCATCTCCAGGCTTCCTCCAGAGCGGAGCGCAGGTTTGTCCAGCAGTTCCTCCCGGGTCGCGCCCTGGGACTTCACGCCGGGGACCTCCTCCTCGATCCGCCGACCCACTCCGCGTCCCTCTGCTGGACGACGGCAGTGT
The genomic region above belongs to Longimicrobiaceae bacterium and contains:
- a CDS encoding AAA family ATPase, encoding MRIASVRLQGFRNFRDAFVNFNEKSLVIGYNDVGKTNLVYALRLLLDRTLPESALEPRDSDFYVHQPTNTFSIDIHLVDVVEDCLVSRFGEYLTDEGDLHLVYEASRDPVSERKRYEVKAGPADALETLSGRFYLKYLNLRVVEGKRDLLRFIRRERRALLEEAKEARTVDQREEDVQLLKEVDKRLKEANAAIMKLNYVGSATNTLNVELSKLSYRHASHQLVFGTGGTDSAEFVENLELLSRVQNSTIAVGGDGRHNQIQLALWTARNQIAAGEQADPEEVSVYCIEEPEAHLHPHQQRKLAAYLANTLGSQVILTTHSAQIASEFPPESLIRLYQNDLETVAAAAGCSDLIQAEVVRFGFRMSILPAEAFFASAVLLVEGPSELLFYRALARAIGIDLDRMNVSILSVDGVGFDVYCNLLTALSIPFSVRTDNDVFKIPNVNAYHYAGIERALELAKRYRRNFDHGRVVDLDLLQGFDDPQQIPDPNRRAAETMRSLLAEYGVFVAQQDLENDLCSAHAPVIFEYTRTQTHDAAVRRMQGAKANFMFSFLRMKAETLADLAGSHLAAPLVYCQELVQG